One window of the Saccopteryx bilineata isolate mSacBil1 chromosome 2, mSacBil1_pri_phased_curated, whole genome shotgun sequence genome contains the following:
- the TOR2A gene encoding prosalusin isoform X2, whose protein sequence is MATETRGCRPWGSLLFGLLGLVSAAAAVWDLTSLRCNFGTFCECDFQPDFQGLECDLAQHLAGQHLARALVVKALKAFVQDPAPTKPLVLSLHGWTGTGKSYVSSLLAHYLFRGGLHSPHVHHFSPVIHFPHPSHVEHYKKDLKSWVQGNLTVCSRSLFLFDEMDKLAPGLMEVLQPFLGSSWVVYGTNYRKAIFIFIRWLLALRHHGGASPGRPGALSTAPEAPRATLRAQRAGPAGPGAPGGGHPGCVGQHRLLP, encoded by the exons ATGGCGACTGAGACGCGTGGCTGCCGGCCCTGGGGCTCGCTTCTCTTCGGGCTGCTCGGGCTGGTCTCCGCCGCGGCCGCTGTCTGGGACCTGACTTCGCTGCGCTGCAACTTCGGCACCTTCTGCGAATGTGATTTCCAGCCCGACTTCCAAG GACTGGAGTGTGACCTGGCTCAGCACCTGGCAGGCCAGcacttggccagggcactggtgGTGAAGGCACTGAAGGCCTTTGTGCAGGACCCCGCCCCCACTAAGCCGCTGGTCCTCTCCCTGCATGGCTGGACGGGCACTGGGAAGTCCTATGTCAGCTCCCTGTTGGCGCACTACCTCTTTCGGGGCGGCCTCCACAGCCCTCATGTGCACCACTTTTCCCCAGTCATCCACTTCCCCCATCCCAGCCACGTGGAACACTACAAG AAGGATCTTAAGAGCTGGGTCCAGGGAAACCTCACTGTTTGCAGccgctccctcttcctctttgatGAGATGGAcaagctggccccaggcctgATGGAGGTCCTGCAGCctttcctgggctcctcctgggtTGTGTACGGGACCAACTATCGCAAAGCCATCTTCATCTTCATCAG ATGGCTTCTGGCGCTCAGGCATCATGGAGGAGCATCTCCTGGACGCCCTGGTGCCCTTTCTACCGCTCCAGAGGCACCACGTGCGACACTGCGTGCTCAACGAGCTGGCCCAGCTGGGCCTGGAGCCCCGGGAGGAGGTCATCCAGGCTGTGTTGGACAACACCGTCTTCTTCCCTGA
- the TOR2A gene encoding prosalusin isoform X1, with amino-acid sequence MATETRGCRPWGSLLFGLLGLVSAAAAVWDLTSLRCNFGTFCECDFQPDFQGLECDLAQHLAGQHLARALVVKALKAFVQDPAPTKPLVLSLHGWTGTGKSYVSSLLAHYLFRGGLHSPHVHHFSPVIHFPHPSHVEHYKKDLKSWVQGNLTVCSRSLFLFDEMDKLAPGLMEVLQPFLGSSWVVYGTNYRKAIFIFISNTGGEQINQVVLEAWRSRRDREDISLQELEPVISQAVLDNPHHGFWRSGIMEEHLLDALVPFLPLQRHHVRHCVLNELAQLGLEPREEVIQAVLDNTVFFPEDEQLFSSNGCKTVTSRIAFFL; translated from the exons ATGGCGACTGAGACGCGTGGCTGCCGGCCCTGGGGCTCGCTTCTCTTCGGGCTGCTCGGGCTGGTCTCCGCCGCGGCCGCTGTCTGGGACCTGACTTCGCTGCGCTGCAACTTCGGCACCTTCTGCGAATGTGATTTCCAGCCCGACTTCCAAG GACTGGAGTGTGACCTGGCTCAGCACCTGGCAGGCCAGcacttggccagggcactggtgGTGAAGGCACTGAAGGCCTTTGTGCAGGACCCCGCCCCCACTAAGCCGCTGGTCCTCTCCCTGCATGGCTGGACGGGCACTGGGAAGTCCTATGTCAGCTCCCTGTTGGCGCACTACCTCTTTCGGGGCGGCCTCCACAGCCCTCATGTGCACCACTTTTCCCCAGTCATCCACTTCCCCCATCCCAGCCACGTGGAACACTACAAG AAGGATCTTAAGAGCTGGGTCCAGGGAAACCTCACTGTTTGCAGccgctccctcttcctctttgatGAGATGGAcaagctggccccaggcctgATGGAGGTCCTGCAGCctttcctgggctcctcctgggtTGTGTACGGGACCAACTATCGCAAAGCCATCTTCATCTTCATCAG CAACACTGGTGGCGAACAGATCAACCAGGTGGTGCTGGAGGCGTGGCGCAGCCGCCGGGACCGTGAGGACATCAGCCTGCAGGAGCTCGAGCCGGTCATCTCCCAAGCTGTGCTAGACAACCCCCACC ATGGCTTCTGGCGCTCAGGCATCATGGAGGAGCATCTCCTGGACGCCCTGGTGCCCTTTCTACCGCTCCAGAGGCACCACGTGCGACACTGCGTGCTCAACGAGCTGGCCCAGCTGGGCCTGGAGCCCCGGGAGGAGGTCATCCAGGCTGTGTTGGACAACACCGTCTTCTTCCCTGAGGATGAGCAGCTCTTTTCCTCCAATGGCTGCAAGACTGTGACTTCCCGAATTGCcttcttcctctga